The following are from one region of the Pirellulaceae bacterium genome:
- a CDS encoding V-type ATP synthase subunit D — protein sequence MALALNKTTLKQQRDQLKTYKKFLPSLDLKRQQLLAALKVARAELEQTNSAYHELEAKVAEFYPLLGSSTVRTRNLASLIRVRSVDLGSENLVGTQLPVAREVGFDAAEYSRMVMPFWVDMLIENLRRMAELNVLRQVRSERIKRLDYAARKITQRVNLFEKVLIPKAQQNIRKVVIFLSDQERAAVVRSKIAKKKSLEKQH from the coding sequence ATGGCCCTGGCGCTCAACAAAACCACGCTAAAACAACAGCGTGACCAACTGAAAACCTACAAGAAGTTTCTACCGTCGCTGGACCTCAAGCGGCAGCAGTTGTTGGCTGCGCTGAAAGTAGCCCGCGCCGAATTGGAACAGACCAACAGTGCCTACCATGAATTGGAGGCCAAGGTCGCGGAGTTCTATCCGCTCTTGGGTAGTTCGACCGTTCGCACACGCAATCTAGCCAGCCTGATTCGCGTGCGTTCGGTCGATTTGGGCAGCGAGAATCTGGTTGGTACGCAGTTGCCTGTTGCCCGCGAAGTTGGTTTCGACGCTGCCGAGTATTCTCGAATGGTCATGCCGTTTTGGGTCGACATGTTGATCGAAAATTTGCGGCGTATGGCCGAGCTGAATGTGCTGCGTCAGGTTCGCTCAGAACGCATCAAGCGACTGGACTATGCGGCTCGCAAAATTACGCAACGTGTCAACCTATTTGAAAAAGTACTGATCCCCAAGGCCCAGCAGAACATTCGTAAAGTCGTCATCTTCCTATCCGACCAAGAGCGCGCCGCCGTGGTTCGTTCGAAGATCGCCAAGAAGAAGAGCCTGGAAAAGCAGCACTAA
- a CDS encoding DUF2764 family protein, which yields MSSRAYYTLIASLPPLPPYFDVERAPISRARLWERLKMLAEDDAAVVQQWVDFVVWDQQSLDCTDEEFAARFAQIMDAISNPTLRRMLDIRMDIRTLVAALRHRRAGLPAPLGVGASLEHIRRNFHHPEFQLQGRFDWIGRFDALLEAGDAMGAQRLLFETNYRIWTRMSQNYTFSFEAVLLYLARWEIIDRWTSSDAQAGQERFTSMLTETLGEYAHLFQ from the coding sequence GTGTCCAGCCGAGCCTACTACACGCTGATTGCCAGCTTGCCGCCACTGCCGCCCTACTTTGATGTGGAGCGGGCACCGATCTCGCGCGCTCGATTGTGGGAGCGACTAAAGATGCTGGCCGAAGATGATGCCGCTGTCGTTCAGCAGTGGGTCGACTTCGTCGTCTGGGATCAACAGTCGCTGGACTGTACCGACGAAGAGTTTGCCGCCCGGTTTGCGCAGATCATGGACGCGATCTCCAATCCAACCTTGCGACGGATGCTCGATATTCGCATGGACATTCGCACGTTGGTAGCCGCATTGCGCCACCGTCGCGCCGGATTGCCCGCCCCTCTGGGCGTGGGGGCTTCCCTTGAACACATACGCCGCAATTTCCATCATCCCGAATTCCAGTTGCAGGGCCGCTTTGACTGGATCGGACGCTTTGATGCGCTGCTTGAAGCCGGCGATGCAATGGGCGCTCAGCGACTATTGTTCGAGACCAACTATCGCATTTGGACTCGCATGAGCCAGAATTACACATTTTCGTTCGAGGCCGTGTTGCTGTACCTTGCTCGATGGGAAATCATCGATCGGTGGACTAGCAGCGATGCACAGGCTGGCCAAGAACGCTTTACATCTATGCTAACGGAGACTCTCGGTGAGTACGCTCATCTCTTCCAATAA
- a CDS encoding V-type ATP synthase subunit I encodes MAIVKLKKVTLYGMSSQRDSVLDGLQQMGCLHLIDLPGHGGKPLDSAERQQVHEAIGYLQSCAIQNSNQLTEYPHHQNCLAVARDALENQQRRDALDDEREQLLRAIELVEPWGEFRLPDLSQTHDLRLWFYALPRRQLNVLDSLNLPWQRISEDQQFIYVVVVSPSEPSLPLSRVSLDSRPLSELRERLAAVDEELEKLQWDRAALTRSLSLLQRDLAATDNQIAHAEAVLRVAQDDHVFALQGWAPQTALEALRDYARRNHLALTEAAPGPDEQPPTLLKNPAVVAGAEGAVTFYMTPAYQAWDPTWIMYGSFTLFFAMIMSDAAYGAILALGLAFVWPRLSGTKQLRHTRLLLLSLVVASIVYGVAAGSYFGATPAALERFQLKLDGQPLAGNKTAMMLIALGIGIAHLGLANIITFIRGVGTSQALCPLGWAVALIGGYCMGVFSQPDNPGAIWTGQLLGRTPESFQPLVKQLGMYGLIGGMGLVFLFSSSRPFFSARPADWLWRVLDGFMGLTKISQAFGDTLSYLRLFALGLASAQLAVTFNDLAIGVKNMPGLGILLAGLILIIGHAVNIVLGIMSGVVHGLRLNCIEFFNWSLTEEGYPFKPFNKKVG; translated from the coding sequence ATGGCCATCGTCAAATTAAAAAAGGTTACCCTGTATGGCATGTCTAGCCAGCGCGACAGCGTGCTAGATGGCTTACAACAGATGGGGTGTCTGCATTTGATCGACTTGCCGGGCCACGGCGGCAAGCCCTTGGATAGCGCCGAACGTCAACAGGTTCATGAAGCGATTGGCTATCTGCAAAGCTGCGCGATTCAGAATTCCAATCAACTCACCGAATATCCACACCATCAGAATTGTCTGGCCGTAGCCCGCGATGCGCTGGAGAATCAACAACGTCGCGATGCTCTGGACGACGAGCGCGAGCAGTTGTTACGGGCCATCGAGTTGGTCGAGCCGTGGGGCGAATTCCGCTTGCCGGACTTAAGCCAAACACACGATCTGCGACTGTGGTTCTATGCCCTCCCGCGTCGCCAGTTGAATGTATTGGACAGTCTAAATCTGCCTTGGCAACGCATTAGTGAAGATCAGCAATTCATATACGTGGTGGTGGTCAGTCCGAGCGAACCGTCGCTGCCCTTGAGCCGCGTTTCGCTGGATTCGCGACCGCTGTCGGAACTGCGCGAGCGTCTGGCCGCAGTCGACGAGGAGTTGGAGAAGCTGCAATGGGACCGAGCTGCACTGACGCGCAGTTTAAGCTTGCTGCAACGCGACTTGGCCGCGACCGATAACCAAATTGCCCACGCCGAGGCCGTGCTGCGTGTGGCTCAGGACGATCACGTTTTCGCGTTGCAAGGTTGGGCACCTCAAACGGCTTTGGAGGCCCTGCGCGATTACGCTCGTCGCAACCATCTGGCGCTCACGGAAGCCGCGCCCGGTCCCGACGAACAACCGCCGACACTGCTGAAGAATCCGGCGGTCGTCGCTGGTGCCGAAGGTGCGGTGACCTTCTACATGACTCCTGCATACCAAGCCTGGGATCCTACGTGGATCATGTACGGGTCGTTCACCTTGTTCTTTGCCATGATCATGTCGGATGCGGCTTATGGAGCCATTTTGGCGCTGGGTTTGGCATTTGTCTGGCCACGCCTGAGTGGCACGAAACAACTGCGCCACACCCGGCTATTGCTGCTGTCTTTGGTGGTTGCTTCCATTGTCTATGGTGTCGCGGCGGGCAGTTATTTCGGGGCGACTCCCGCTGCATTGGAGCGGTTTCAACTGAAGCTAGACGGACAGCCACTGGCCGGAAACAAGACAGCCATGATGTTGATCGCTTTGGGCATCGGCATCGCTCACCTGGGATTAGCAAACATCATTACCTTCATCCGAGGAGTAGGAACGTCACAGGCGCTGTGCCCCCTGGGTTGGGCGGTGGCGCTGATCGGTGGTTATTGTATGGGAGTCTTCAGTCAACCTGACAATCCCGGCGCGATATGGACCGGACAACTCCTGGGCCGCACTCCGGAGAGCTTTCAGCCGCTAGTCAAGCAACTCGGAATGTACGGACTGATTGGCGGTATGGGATTGGTGTTTTTGTTTAGTAGCTCGCGGCCGTTTTTCTCTGCCCGCCCGGCCGATTGGCTGTGGCGCGTGCTGGATGGGTTTATGGGGTTGACCAAGATTTCACAGGCGTTCGGCGACACCCTGAGCTATTTGCGACTGTTTGCGCTGGGCCTGGCCAGCGCGCAGTTGGCGGTGACGTTTAACGACTTGGCCATCGGCGTAAAAAACATGCCTGGGCTGGGTATCTTGTTGGCCGGATTGATTTTGATTATTGGACATGCAGTGAACATCGTGTTGGGAATTATGAGCGGCGTAGTCCATGGGCTGCGCTTGAACTGTATCGAGTTTTTCAATTGGAGCCTGACGGAAGAGGGCTATCCGTTCAAGCCATTTAACAAGAAGGTAGGTTAA
- a CDS encoding CDP-alcohol phosphatidyltransferase family protein, whose translation MNEFELETKKQRRRRILFGPRPRQQVYAVVPTLLTLGNAVCGFGAITFAAMVGPEDISGELLASTAGVTRSAGELLFVSAGLIFMAMVFDALDGSVARLTKQTSDFGAHLDSLCDVVSFGVAPAFLMLRLMHPDHRLIDSIARLPIEYPPRLLWSIAVMFMTCAILRLARFNNETDETDSHAYFKGLPSPAAAGVIAAFPIGLQGLKHLTGPVVITGPAALAGTKQASSNFLSHLAVLLPLITVCVAILMISRIRYPHIINQFLRGRGNRAKLLKILLALLLVFVFREMALPVVFCYYAFAAPIRIGWLKVWTKLRPQPPESAAG comes from the coding sequence ATGAACGAATTTGAACTAGAAACCAAGAAGCAACGCCGCCGGCGCATTCTGTTTGGACCGCGTCCTCGACAGCAAGTTTATGCCGTGGTGCCCACACTGTTGACCTTGGGCAACGCGGTGTGCGGATTCGGTGCCATTACGTTTGCTGCCATGGTGGGACCAGAAGATATCAGCGGCGAATTGCTGGCCAGTACCGCCGGCGTCACGCGATCGGCTGGTGAACTGCTGTTTGTATCTGCCGGGTTGATTTTCATGGCCATGGTGTTCGACGCCCTGGATGGTAGCGTAGCGCGCTTGACCAAGCAGACCAGCGATTTTGGGGCTCATTTAGACAGCCTCTGCGACGTGGTGAGCTTTGGCGTCGCCCCCGCCTTCTTGATGCTCAGGTTAATGCATCCCGATCATCGGTTGATCGACAGTATCGCTCGACTGCCGATTGAGTATCCGCCACGACTGTTATGGTCGATCGCCGTGATGTTTATGACTTGTGCGATCCTGCGACTAGCCCGATTCAACAACGAAACCGACGAGACCGACTCACACGCTTATTTTAAGGGACTGCCCTCGCCGGCCGCCGCTGGAGTAATCGCTGCCTTTCCGATCGGGCTTCAAGGTTTGAAACACTTGACCGGTCCTGTTGTAATCACCGGACCAGCGGCCCTGGCCGGCACAAAGCAGGCATCCAGCAACTTTTTGTCACACTTGGCGGTGCTATTGCCCCTCATTACGGTGTGTGTGGCCATCCTGATGATCTCGCGGATTCGCTATCCGCACATCATCAATCAATTCTTGCGCGGGCGTGGCAATCGAGCCAAGCTGTTAAAAATCTTATTGGCACTATTGCTGGTTTTTGTCTTCCGCGAGATGGCCTTGCCCGTGGTGTTCTGCTACTACGCCTTTGCCGCGCCAATCCGCATCGGTTGGCTGAAAGTCTGGACAAAATTGCGTCCACAGCCGCCGGAGTCTGCGGCTGGCTGA
- the hisA gene encoding 1-(5-phosphoribosyl)-5-[(5-phosphoribosylamino)methylideneamino]imidazole-4-carboxamide isomerase, with the protein MQIWPAIDLLGGKCVRLQQGDYNRETVFADDPTIMARRWQAAGSRYLHLVDLDGARDGSLVNSQVIHDIVTQTGLICQVGGGVRDEAAIVRLLDLGVRRVIVGTRALREPHWFAEMADKYPEQLVLGIDARQGLVATDGWLETSTVSAVDLARDIAGMTQQIAAIVYTDIARDGMLLGPNFQQLQIMQQATSIPVVCSGGVSSLEDISRLVQMQTHAAIVGRAIYDGHLELTAVLELCPQA; encoded by the coding sequence ATGCAAATTTGGCCAGCCATCGACCTGTTGGGCGGCAAGTGCGTCCGCTTGCAACAAGGCGACTACAATCGCGAAACGGTGTTTGCCGATGATCCGACCATTATGGCTCGACGGTGGCAGGCGGCTGGAAGTCGCTACCTGCACTTGGTCGACCTGGACGGTGCCCGCGACGGCAGCCTGGTGAACAGTCAGGTCATTCACGACATTGTGACTCAAACCGGTCTGATCTGTCAGGTCGGCGGTGGAGTCCGCGATGAAGCGGCCATTGTTCGCCTGCTGGACTTGGGGGTTCGGCGAGTCATCGTCGGTACGCGTGCGCTGCGCGAGCCGCACTGGTTTGCCGAGATGGCAGACAAGTACCCTGAGCAACTCGTGTTGGGAATCGATGCCCGCCAGGGGCTAGTGGCCACTGACGGCTGGTTGGAGACATCGACTGTCTCCGCGGTTGATTTGGCGCGCGATATCGCTGGCATGACCCAGCAGATAGCCGCCATCGTCTATACCGATATCGCTCGCGACGGCATGTTGTTGGGACCGAATTTTCAGCAACTGCAAATCATGCAACAGGCGACTAGCATCCCCGTGGTGTGCTCGGGCGGCGTTAGTTCGCTGGAAGATATCTCACGGCTGGTCCAGATGCAAACACACGCGGCCATCGTGGGGCGAGCCATCTACGACGGACATCTGGAATTGACGGCTGTCCTGGAATTGTGTCCGCAGGCCTAG
- a CDS encoding V-type ATP synthase subunit A — MSSNNTSTRANVIGVNGNIVTIETDGGPIMKNEVAYVIVGQERLKSEVLRIYGRIADLQVFEETHGVRCGDQVELTGQLLSVNLGPGMLGVIFDGLQNPLTTLAQRDGFFLRRGQDVYPLDRERRWDFKPTVKAGDRVRAGQVLGSVQELNITHKIMAPFDLVGSVEILEVASGPMTVEQQVVIARDAAGREHSWTMVQTWPVRRAVPATMLKDRTAKRLFPNQPLTTTMRIIDTFFPIARGGTACIPGPFGAGKTVTQGLLARYSTVDVVVVVACGERAGEVVETIHEFGIMDDPRTGGKLMDRTIVICNTSSMPVAAREASIYTGIAIGEYYRQMGLDVLLLADSTSRWAQAMRETSGRLEEIPGEEAFPAYLDSSIKSVYERAGVLQMPDGSTGSLTLIGSVSPAGGNFEEPVTQSTLATVKCFLGLSYDRAYKRFYPAIDPLISWSRYREQLQSHFDKHIDPNWTESVTQLHNLLREGNDILQMMQVTGEEGITTEDYVTYQKALFLDMVFLQQDAFDKVDVTVSPARQKEMFLLCKRLIDRHYQFRDKPQVLDFFTKLTGLFKNLNYSASDSADYRKYHSQIEELERTYVGGLQPA, encoded by the coding sequence ATCTCTTCCAATAATACCAGCACGCGCGCCAACGTTATCGGCGTCAATGGCAACATTGTGACCATTGAAACCGATGGTGGGCCAATTATGAAAAATGAAGTGGCCTATGTGATTGTAGGCCAGGAGCGGCTGAAGTCCGAAGTGCTGCGGATCTACGGCCGCATCGCCGACTTGCAGGTTTTTGAAGAAACCCACGGCGTGCGCTGCGGAGATCAGGTTGAATTGACCGGTCAACTACTGTCGGTCAACTTGGGACCAGGCATGTTGGGCGTGATTTTTGACGGACTGCAGAATCCGCTGACTACATTGGCCCAGCGCGATGGATTCTTTCTTAGACGCGGCCAGGATGTCTATCCGCTGGACCGCGAGAGACGCTGGGATTTCAAACCGACGGTCAAGGCCGGTGATCGAGTTCGCGCCGGACAAGTCTTGGGCTCCGTGCAGGAACTGAATATTACTCACAAGATCATGGCTCCCTTTGACCTGGTGGGATCGGTCGAGATTTTGGAGGTCGCTTCCGGACCGATGACGGTCGAGCAGCAGGTGGTGATCGCCCGCGATGCTGCTGGCCGCGAACACTCTTGGACCATGGTGCAGACCTGGCCGGTCCGCCGCGCTGTGCCGGCAACGATGCTCAAGGATCGCACCGCCAAGCGACTGTTTCCCAACCAGCCGTTGACAACCACTATGCGGATCATCGACACCTTTTTCCCGATCGCCCGTGGTGGTACCGCCTGCATTCCCGGTCCCTTTGGCGCGGGCAAGACCGTCACACAGGGGTTGTTGGCTCGCTATTCAACGGTGGATGTAGTAGTGGTGGTAGCTTGCGGCGAGCGGGCGGGGGAAGTGGTGGAGACCATTCACGAATTCGGCATTATGGACGATCCGCGTACCGGCGGCAAACTGATGGATCGGACCATCGTGATCTGCAATACGTCGTCCATGCCCGTCGCTGCCCGCGAAGCCTCGATTTACACTGGGATCGCCATCGGCGAGTACTATCGTCAAATGGGATTAGATGTTTTGCTGTTGGCCGATTCGACGTCGCGCTGGGCACAGGCGATGCGCGAAACATCCGGACGCCTGGAAGAAATTCCCGGCGAAGAGGCATTTCCGGCGTACCTGGATTCAAGCATCAAGAGTGTTTACGAACGGGCCGGTGTGCTGCAGATGCCCGATGGCTCGACCGGCAGCCTGACACTGATTGGCAGCGTGTCCCCGGCTGGCGGAAATTTCGAGGAACCCGTCACACAATCGACGCTGGCCACCGTCAAATGCTTTTTAGGACTATCCTATGATCGGGCCTACAAGCGCTTTTATCCCGCTATCGACCCGTTGATTTCTTGGTCACGTTATCGCGAGCAATTGCAGTCTCACTTCGACAAACATATCGACCCAAATTGGACTGAGTCCGTAACGCAACTGCACAATCTGCTCCGCGAGGGCAACGACATTTTGCAGATGATGCAAGTCACCGGCGAGGAGGGCATTACCACCGAAGACTACGTGACCTATCAAAAAGCCCTGTTCCTGGACATGGTCTTCTTGCAGCAGGACGCATTTGACAAAGTCGACGTTACCGTTTCGCCCGCGCGGCAAAAAGAGATGTTTTTGCTGTGCAAGCGATTGATAGATCGGCACTACCAATTCCGCGACAAGCCGCAGGTATTGGACTTCTTCACCAAGCTCACTGGCCTCTTCAAAAACCTGAACTATTCGGCCAGCGACTCCGCCGATTATCGCAAATACCACAGCCAAATTGAAGAACTCGAACGCACCTACGTCGGCGGCCTACAGCCGGCGTGA
- a CDS encoding phosphatidylserine decarboxylase family protein encodes MSPHDQLAPSLASNQRYQSRPAWPMDPQITDIQPGGGIIIHWEQRWGRLRRWWLTNFRADYVRRMAHSRQGQYNVCPHPVLDPRDTKFYRNQGGYYWKPEDDPFAWRDRLPFARDGLAELLVLGGGFSSLTLLSLLWSVNATGGWALLAWLVTLTSAAIAGLIVWFFRNPNRQIPQAPHLVVAPADGTISDVERLDYDEYIGGPAVKVGIFLSIFNVHINRAPVACRVVGLKYQPGKYLNALRPESARENEQVALMLESRDGCRPMIVRQITGAIARRIVCWVKPDDRLEAGQQFGMIKLGSRTELLVPDEPGLELRVQKGDKIKAGSTVLLSFSQ; translated from the coding sequence ATGTCGCCTCACGATCAACTCGCCCCGTCACTAGCGTCAAACCAGCGCTACCAATCTCGTCCGGCTTGGCCGATGGATCCGCAGATCACAGATATTCAGCCCGGCGGCGGCATCATCATCCATTGGGAGCAGCGGTGGGGTAGGTTGCGTCGATGGTGGCTCACCAACTTTCGCGCTGACTACGTTCGTCGAATGGCTCACAGCCGTCAGGGACAATACAACGTCTGTCCGCATCCAGTGCTCGATCCGCGCGATACCAAGTTCTACCGCAATCAAGGTGGTTATTACTGGAAGCCGGAAGATGATCCTTTTGCCTGGCGCGATCGACTGCCTTTCGCCCGCGATGGTCTGGCAGAGTTGTTGGTTTTGGGTGGCGGATTTTCGTCGCTGACCTTGTTAAGCCTGTTGTGGTCAGTCAATGCGACTGGTGGTTGGGCACTGTTGGCTTGGCTCGTAACATTAACTTCGGCGGCGATTGCCGGGCTGATTGTCTGGTTTTTCCGCAATCCCAATCGCCAAATTCCCCAGGCTCCCCATCTCGTTGTCGCCCCCGCCGACGGAACGATCTCCGACGTCGAGCGTTTAGACTATGATGAGTACATTGGTGGGCCGGCGGTCAAAGTCGGCATCTTCCTGTCGATTTTCAATGTGCATATCAATCGTGCACCTGTGGCTTGCCGCGTGGTGGGATTGAAATACCAGCCCGGCAAATACCTTAACGCTCTCCGCCCAGAATCGGCGCGCGAGAATGAACAAGTGGCACTGATGTTGGAGTCGCGGGATGGTTGTCGCCCCATGATTGTTCGGCAAATTACGGGAGCCATTGCTCGGCGCATCGTGTGCTGGGTTAAGCCCGATGACCGGCTGGAAGCTGGTCAACAATTCGGCATGATTAAACTGGGTTCGCGGACAGAACTGCTTGTGCCCGACGAGCCTGGGTTGGAGTTGAGAGTTCAAAAGGGGGACAAGATCAAGGCGGGCTCGACGGTGCTATTGAGTTTTTCACAATGA
- a CDS encoding ATP synthase subunit C, whose translation MDQLLVLLGWIGMFAPTALGAVGSIIGCARAGQAACGAMLDVEGGYGRLVGLSALPSSQMIYGIVVMFSLQRQVTAENGAGLFGIGVLCGMALMFSAMFQGSCCSSAINVSKHKPEIFGLSVAPAAIVEGFAVFAFIFALVLAGGIPGATE comes from the coding sequence ATGGATCAGTTACTGGTATTGCTAGGTTGGATTGGAATGTTCGCTCCCACAGCGCTGGGCGCAGTGGGCAGCATTATAGGCTGTGCGCGAGCCGGACAGGCGGCCTGCGGGGCAATGCTGGATGTCGAAGGCGGGTATGGTCGATTGGTGGGCCTGTCGGCGCTGCCTTCCTCGCAGATGATTTACGGCATCGTGGTCATGTTTTCTTTGCAACGCCAGGTCACCGCTGAAAACGGAGCTGGTCTGTTCGGCATTGGCGTGCTGTGTGGAATGGCCCTGATGTTCAGCGCGATGTTTCAAGGATCGTGCTGTTCATCAGCCATCAACGTTTCCAAACATAAGCCAGAAATCTTCGGTCTGTCGGTGGCTCCTGCGGCCATCGTCGAAGGCTTTGCCGTGTTCGCTTTTATCTTTGCCCTAGTGCTCGCCGGTGGCATTCCCGGCGCTACCGAATAA
- a CDS encoding Gfo/Idh/MocA family oxidoreductase gives MLKSAIVGVGFMGWMHYLAYQRSSGARLAAFCSRDAKKRSGDWSGIRGNFGPPGQQIDVSQLKVYQTLDEILRDPDIDVVDICLPPSLHVTAACRALEAGKHVFCEKPLGLNTHQCDQILATAHKYGRHVLVAQVLPYMGQFQYAYQAVQQGTYGRPLRAHLKRVISPPDWIPDFYNPDTVGGPLIDLHVHDAHFICLLFGMPRRVVCSATMHNGLVKFCHTLMEFDEPGVFVATSCGVTDQQARPFCHGFELHCQQAVMQFELSVQPHGVEVLPLSVLHQDGTAVHPELPGGDDVSGFCAEIEDMAASIKSGQIQPRLSVQHARDAIHICQCLQQSAQSGQWVHCQ, from the coding sequence ATGTTGAAATCAGCCATTGTCGGTGTCGGCTTTATGGGATGGATGCACTACTTGGCCTACCAGCGAAGTAGCGGTGCCCGGTTGGCTGCCTTCTGTTCACGGGATGCCAAAAAACGCAGTGGTGATTGGAGTGGCATCCGAGGCAATTTTGGCCCACCCGGCCAACAGATTGATGTTTCGCAGTTGAAGGTGTATCAGACGCTGGACGAAATTCTGCGCGATCCAGATATCGATGTCGTCGATATCTGTTTACCTCCCAGTCTGCATGTCACCGCCGCATGCCGCGCGCTAGAGGCAGGTAAACATGTGTTCTGCGAAAAGCCACTGGGCTTGAACACGCATCAGTGCGATCAGATTCTCGCGACAGCGCACAAGTATGGGCGCCACGTGCTGGTTGCTCAAGTTTTGCCGTACATGGGCCAGTTTCAGTATGCCTATCAGGCGGTTCAGCAAGGCACCTATGGTCGTCCACTGCGCGCCCACTTGAAGCGCGTCATCTCACCGCCGGATTGGATTCCCGATTTTTATAATCCCGACACTGTCGGTGGGCCGCTGATCGACTTGCATGTTCACGACGCACACTTTATCTGTCTGCTGTTTGGCATGCCGCGCCGCGTGGTCTGCTCGGCGACTATGCATAATGGGCTGGTCAAATTCTGTCATACACTGATGGAGTTCGACGAACCGGGAGTGTTTGTGGCTACATCGTGTGGAGTGACCGATCAACAAGCGCGCCCGTTCTGCCATGGATTTGAATTGCATTGCCAACAAGCGGTAATGCAGTTTGAACTGTCTGTGCAGCCACACGGCGTTGAAGTCCTGCCGCTATCGGTGTTGCATCAGGACGGCACGGCGGTACATCCAGAACTACCCGGTGGCGATGATGTCTCAGGCTTTTGCGCTGAAATCGAAGACATGGCTGCATCTATCAAATCGGGCCAGATCCAGCCGCGACTGAGCGTCCAGCATGCTCGCGATGCCATTCATATTTGCCAGTGCCTGCAACAGTCCGCGCAGTCGGGTCAATGGGTTCACTGCCAGTAG
- a CDS encoding V-type ATP synthase subunit B, with the protein MINQLLRYTRVVSIVGDILTVRASDVGLGDLAMVENRDGQQSLAQVVELQKEEVSLQVFTGGKGLSSESKVTFLGRSVEVPLSDNIMGRIFDGVGRVIDGGPRLEDEPKVEVGGPSVNPTLRIVPKKFIETKVPMIDVFNCLVESQKIPIFSIAGEPYNKLLARIAIQADAEIIVFCGLGLIFDDYHFFRNTFENEGAFAKTVMFVNQASDPIVERLLAPDLALKVAERFAVEQNRRVLVLMTDMTAYADALKEIGVAMERVPSNRGYMGDLYSQLAIRYERACDYKGAGSVTIITVTTMPGNDVTHPVPDNTGYITEGQFYLHGGVIDPFGSLSRLKQQVIGSVTREDHSQVMNTMIRFYSGAKDAEKKQQMAFDLSPLDHKLLKFGELFKSRFMDISVALPLNDALDLCWQTMAECFDPPELLMKDQLIDKYFPKKLAAAN; encoded by the coding sequence ATGATAAACCAACTCTTGCGCTACACGCGCGTGGTCTCCATTGTCGGGGACATTCTGACGGTTCGAGCCTCCGATGTCGGGCTCGGCGATCTGGCGATGGTGGAAAATCGCGACGGCCAGCAGTCGTTGGCACAAGTTGTCGAGCTGCAAAAGGAAGAGGTGTCGTTGCAAGTCTTTACTGGCGGCAAGGGACTTTCCAGCGAGTCCAAAGTAACCTTTCTGGGCCGATCGGTCGAAGTTCCACTTTCAGACAATATTATGGGGCGGATATTCGACGGCGTGGGGCGCGTGATCGATGGTGGTCCCAGGCTAGAAGACGAGCCCAAGGTCGAAGTCGGCGGCCCGTCGGTCAATCCAACTCTGCGAATAGTGCCTAAGAAATTCATCGAGACCAAAGTTCCGATGATCGATGTCTTCAACTGCCTGGTCGAAAGCCAGAAGATTCCGATCTTTTCGATCGCTGGCGAGCCCTACAACAAGCTGTTGGCGCGGATCGCAATTCAAGCCGACGCCGAGATCATCGTCTTTTGCGGGCTGGGTTTGATTTTCGACGACTACCACTTCTTCCGTAACACCTTTGAAAACGAAGGTGCGTTTGCCAAGACGGTCATGTTCGTCAATCAAGCGTCCGACCCCATCGTTGAACGCTTGCTGGCGCCGGACCTGGCGCTGAAGGTTGCCGAGCGATTCGCAGTCGAACAGAATCGGCGAGTGTTGGTACTGATGACCGACATGACCGCCTATGCCGACGCGCTCAAGGAAATTGGCGTGGCGATGGAGCGTGTGCCATCGAACCGTGGCTACATGGGCGATCTTTATAGCCAGTTGGCTATCCGCTATGAGCGCGCCTGCGATTACAAAGGCGCTGGATCGGTCACGATCATCACGGTAACGACCATGCCCGGCAACGATGTCACCCATCCTGTGCCCGACAATACCGGCTATATCACGGAAGGCCAGTTTTACTTGCATGGAGGCGTGATCGACCCGTTCGGCTCGTTATCGCGATTGAAGCAACAAGTCATCGGCTCGGTTACGCGCGAAGATCACTCGCAAGTCATGAACACCATGATTCGTTTCTACTCGGGTGCCAAGGACGCCGAGAAAAAGCAGCAAATGGCGTTTGATCTGTCGCCGCTGGATCACAAGTTGCTGAAGTTTGGCGAGCTGTTCAAATCACGATTTATGGACATCTCGGTGGCCCTGCCGCTGAACGACGCGCTAGACTTGTGCTGGCAGACAATGGCTGAATGTTTCGATCCACCTGAACTGTTGATGAAGGATCAGTTGATCGACAAGTATTTCCCCAAGAAGCTAGCGGCAGCAAACTGA